One region of Magnetococcales bacterium genomic DNA includes:
- a CDS encoding phage terminase large subunit family protein gives MASGAFVVRKAAAAALRPPPDITVSEWADKHRILKVAGEPGRWRTSRTPYLKEIMDCLSDGSLFERVVFVKPSQVGATEILLNWIGYSIHYSPGPMAVVTATMDLAKTLSQTRLDPMIADNQILKDLVVEQKSRDSGNSTNLKVARNGAVVWLKGANSPASLMSIAVKRLAGDEVERWPGNVGGEGDPVWLAEARTNTFRGQRKIYLTSSPKIKGSSRIERAYLDSDQRKFFVPCPFCKQLQTLVWKQVKFPENDRSKAFYECEHCRAVIQEYHKAAMMAEGVWIAAKPGGKTAGFWLSGLYSPWVSWGDLAVQELAAEGSQELKQVWTNSSLGELWDDSGEGVDPTGLLERREVWGPFLPPQVAVLVAGLDVQPDRIEMEVVGFGAGEESWSIAYKVLWGDSSGKEVWEALDQELLRSWQHSRKGVVLHIQACVIDSAGHNTTQVYDFVRPRQSRRIWAGKGYSVPGKPLWPGKPSRNTKNKTPIYMLGVDAAKNDIAFRLKMTASGPGYMHFPMDRDKEYFDQLTAEKAVTEWHRGSPVRVWVKEKHARNEALDCRVYAMAALAGLKHLGLKLNQVADKMTEIDLREDVPKEEPRAPAVTPQPTPQPAPKPPPANTAPRRIIRRIT, from the coding sequence GCCTGTTCGAAAGGGTGGTGTTCGTCAAGCCTTCCCAGGTGGGAGCAACAGAGATCCTGTTGAACTGGATAGGGTACTCGATCCACTACTCGCCCGGACCGATGGCTGTCGTCACGGCGACGATGGATCTCGCCAAGACGCTGTCCCAGACACGCCTTGATCCCATGATTGCCGACAACCAGATTCTGAAGGATCTGGTGGTTGAACAGAAATCCAGGGATTCAGGGAACTCGACCAATCTGAAGGTTGCCCGGAACGGGGCAGTCGTCTGGCTGAAGGGGGCAAATTCTCCCGCCAGTCTGATGTCCATCGCGGTCAAGCGTCTGGCCGGTGACGAGGTGGAGCGGTGGCCTGGGAACGTTGGCGGCGAGGGTGATCCCGTTTGGCTCGCCGAGGCCAGAACGAACACCTTTCGGGGGCAGAGGAAGATCTATCTGACCTCCTCGCCGAAAATCAAAGGCTCTTCGAGGATCGAGAGAGCCTATCTGGATTCGGACCAGCGGAAGTTCTTCGTCCCCTGTCCGTTTTGCAAGCAGCTCCAGACGTTGGTCTGGAAGCAGGTCAAGTTCCCGGAAAACGACCGCTCGAAGGCGTTCTACGAGTGCGAGCATTGTCGGGCTGTAATCCAGGAGTATCACAAGGCGGCCATGATGGCCGAAGGGGTTTGGATTGCAGCGAAACCGGGCGGAAAAACTGCCGGTTTTTGGCTTTCCGGGCTCTATTCCCCGTGGGTGAGTTGGGGGGATTTGGCTGTACAGGAACTCGCAGCCGAAGGCAGTCAGGAACTCAAACAGGTCTGGACCAACTCCAGCCTTGGAGAGCTTTGGGACGATTCCGGGGAAGGTGTTGATCCGACCGGGCTCCTCGAACGACGCGAAGTTTGGGGTCCGTTTCTGCCTCCTCAGGTCGCCGTTCTGGTTGCCGGGCTTGATGTCCAGCCGGACCGGATCGAGATGGAGGTGGTTGGCTTTGGCGCCGGGGAAGAATCCTGGTCCATCGCTTACAAGGTGTTGTGGGGGGACAGTTCCGGGAAGGAGGTCTGGGAAGCACTGGACCAGGAGCTTTTGCGGTCCTGGCAGCACTCCCGGAAAGGCGTTGTTCTCCACATCCAGGCTTGCGTGATCGACTCCGCAGGTCACAACACCACACAGGTTTACGATTTCGTTCGACCTAGGCAAAGCAGAAGAATTTGGGCCGGCAAGGGCTATTCGGTCCCAGGCAAACCGCTCTGGCCGGGAAAGCCGAGCCGGAACACCAAGAACAAGACCCCGATCTACATGCTGGGGGTGGATGCGGCGAAGAACGACATCGCTTTCCGCCTGAAAATGACAGCCTCCGGCCCCGGCTACATGCACTTCCCCATGGACCGGGATAAGGAATACTTCGACCAGCTCACCGCTGAAAAAGCCGTGACGGAATGGCATCGCGGCTCGCCGGTAAGGGTTTGGGTCAAGGAGAAGCACGCCAGAAACGAAGCCCTGGACTGCCGGGTTTACGCCATGGCTGCCCTTGCTGGATTGAAACACCTCGGACTGAAACTAAATCAAGTGGCCGACAAAATGACGGAAATAGACCTTCGGGAAGATGTTCCGAAGGAAGAACCGCGTGCGCCCGCTGTAACGCCGCAACCGACACCTCAGCCGGCGCCAAAGCCGCCGCCGGCGAATACTGCGCCTCGCCGCATCATTCGGAGGATCACTTAA